The nucleotide sequence AAAAGCTATTACCACAGTGCTGACACTGGTTGTAATCTTCAAAATTATCGATTCTATATACAGGAAATTCTTTCACAGTTCCCATGAGCTTTTGTATGTTTTAAAATTATATATTTTAACTTTTTAAAGACAGGACAATTTCTCCCTTGTGTAGGATCAATATAACATTTTTAAAAATAATGGTAAAACACAAACCTTATTTACGTAAAAAAGTGCAATTTTTTATCTTTAAGGTTAAAAAAACAAAATATTAAACCAAAAAAACGTCAACTAAAAACAAAACAACGTTAAAAAACAAACCCAATACACATCATTAAACCAAGCACCTCACATATAAATTATATAAGAACCCACTCTAATAAAGTTGACAATGGAGTAAAAGAGATGAGCTTTACTCTCGTCCTATATTAATAGGAGCAACAATACTATGTCCACTTACCACAATAGTAATAGCGGCAACCTCTTAGTTAATTATGGGGATAAAAAACACCTACAGGCTTTTATTGAAATGAAGAAGACACAAAGAGCGGTCAACATTTAACCTAAAAACCTGCATATTTCAGGTTAAGGGTCATCCAATCCTTAAAAATACTGGTTTTCAACTGTTGTTTAGACTATATCATTATTCACCGCTCTTAAAGCAATTGCCATATTGAGCAAGCAAACTGCATGCTCAACATCTTTCAACTTTCTGATAGAAAACCCAGCCCATCCGGAGTTACTGAATACGTGATGATCGACTACCCATCCCTGATGAACTAGCTTAGCTTTGACAGTTTTTGAGAGAAGTACATCAAGAAGGCCATTGCTGTGAATATGTCCAACTTCTTTTCCATTGAAACGGAATTCACGCCCGCCATACCTATGCAGACCGATTGAAATGTCTTTCTGTTTTAAAAGCGTTTCTTCAACAGCCTCTATAGCCTGAATCACCTCCCTGTGGAACAACATATACCATATCCACATCAAGCTGTCAAAAACCAAAGGGAACAAAGGGAACCTTTTAAACCAACCTAAATATTTGACCACAAAATGGAACATCAGATTTTCTCTTTATCATTTTCTGCCAATATTTTTATATGCTCCATTACCCGAATATGTACTTTTCTGGTAATGTCTTCTGCCCAAAGGTCATAGTACCAAACCGGAAATACGTTGAGCCTATACCAACTGATCCCTGTCAGAAGTGTAGAGCCATCGGGGTTTTCTTTCAAAATAAATTGACCACGGGTAATAGCTATATGACCTACAATCTCAGGGTCGTCAGGTTGTTTGGTCACATCAAAAGTATAACGAGCGTATTTTTCATACTCAGAGACCACCTCATCAAATACCGCATTATTGCTAAAAATGCACTTTCTCCATACTCCAATCGAATCTCCACCTGCCGTTGACTGAATAGGATAAGGCAACCCTATTTTAAAAAGCCAGTATTCAGGTTCTGTTTTATTTTCAGGGTGCGCTCCTATATACCTCCAAACAACTTCAGGAGGTGCATTTACCACCATTTCGTCACCGACCATATTTTCATAGTGGTGTTCAGAAAAAGTATCATAAACAAATATCCCCAGAAGCAGAAGAAATGTACTAGCCCTGATTTTTCCCCGGCCTTGTTTATACATATATTTTCCCCATGCTATCCCAACCCACATAAATCCCAGAATAAGCGGACTCACAATAAGCAGACAAATATAACCTTCGCCCATAAATACGGCACTGAGCAGAATTCCTGTAAGGGTATTCACCAAAGACCATACAAAATATGAGGACGTTTTATCAGAAAAGCGGCGCCAGTATTTTACGGCCACAAGTCCCATTCCTATAGGCAAAAGCACAAATTCTGAAAAAATAAGCACCCCGCCCACACCTGTATTGAGATGCATAATAAAATGCGCAAGCGCAAAACCGGCAAAAGCCAATAGATTTGAATAAAAGATCCCTTTTATAACAAGAATAGTTTTCTCACTATCAGTTGGTTTCATACATTTATAATTAATAGTTTTAAAAAATTCACCTGCTATTTTATATCAGCACTCAACATTTCTTCTGCTGATGCTTTAACATGTTCATTCCTGAGCAATAATAGCTTACGCAGATATGTGGCTAAAAAAAGCTTGTCCAGCAATTTACCTGCCCACCCAAAAGGAGACTCAAAGTAAAAGACATCTTTCATAATGGTACCTTCCGGCGCCTTTTCAAAAAAATGATCATGTTTTAGCGTCTTAAAAAATCCCTTGACCATTACATCCCTGAAGTGAAAAGGTGGACTAAAAATTTCAATACGGGAAGTCAATCTCTGACGGACACCCAAATGCGTCGCCTCCCAAGTAACTTCCTCCCCACCTTTTATAAGCCCTGAGGTAACGCCAGCAACCGCCTTTTCTCTGCTCTCGCTCATGCTTTGCTGATGCAGGTCGATGCTTCTCGCCAGATCAAAACACCTGTCAATTGGTGCGCATATCTTAGTTTTTAAAGTTATCTGTGGCATCATTTATTTAGTTTAACCTGAAATAGAATTTTCTAATGCATAGCAAAATAGCTTGAAATCAATCGCACCCTAACTATCTCGAAAATTCATTCTCCCAGAATGGTATAGTATCAGAGAGTCGTTTCCCTGTTAGAGCCTGAGCCGGTTCTGGACTGGCTATGTTATCCATAAATAGCAGATCATATTGTCCTTTGGAAATCAGCTTCGGAACCAATACAGCCAATAAGTTCCTTATAATTGGGTCAGCCACGCTACGAGGCACTTCGAGAAGTTTAATTTTACGCCCCTTTGCCTGAGACAGCAGTTTTACAAGCGATTTATAAGAAAGAGCTTCAGGCCCTGAAATTTCCAGAACGCCACAATAATTGCTTTCACACAAATGCATAATTGTCCATACCAAATCATCCACCATGACAGGCTGTAACTTATGGGTCGGGAAACCAGCAGGAACAGGCAACCAACCAAAGGTATAAGCAGCTATTTCTGACAAAAACCGAACCTTCTTGATCATGACCGTACCGGGAGTACAAACAACAGAAGGCCGCACCACCACCGAGTTTTTATGGCTCAACAACTCTTTATCGGCCAAACCTTTAGTACGAAGAAAGTCGCTATAGGAATGTTCATCAGCCCCTAGGACGGAAACCTGGATTAACCGAGGGTTACCCACCTTTTCCCTGTTTTTTATGATCAAGCTTGTTAAACCTTGGTGCACTTTTTCAAAAGAATTGTTTGGGCTTTCCAAAATGCAGCCAATGCAGTTTATCAACACATCAATTTTTCCCAACGTAGCCCAGTCATCTTTATAAGGATCAAATTTTACAGTTCCCGCCTCACCTTTACGGGAAGTCCCCCGAACATTAAACGCCCTATTTGCGACTAAACAATTCTGCAAGTATGCTCCTATTTGACCTGTAGCCCCTAATATTACGACAGTCATATTTCCTCCTTTCTGGCCGGAAGCCATTGATAGTAAATGGTCTCAGGAACCCGGTAAGCCCCTTCGAAACGGGCGGTTTTAAAAAAGTTGGTTTGAAAATCAATAAGCAGAACAGGCAACAACGGCCATTTTTCTCGCTGTATTTGTGTTACCATGAGTTCATTGTCTACCAGACTGTAAGCACGATCCAGCGCACCAATTTTCCGTTGTAGGTTCACTAAAGCTTCATTAGGCTCTTCGAGCGCTTCCCCCAACCGGTATTTGAGAAATTTGCTGCCTTGTCTTATTTCTGTATCGCCATTCTTATCTGTAAATTCTGCCTTTTCCAGTTTATAGCTAGTAAAAAAATTGCCTCCCAGTTTAACTAAAGCTTTGTCTGTAAAAGACCTGTAAAAAAAGACACCTTGGTTTTCGCCTCCGTTAACAGGAGCATCTTTTACCAGAAGCCGGAAAGCAATATGGCGGTAAGCAAAATTAAATACCTCAGGGAGAAAACTTGGCTTCATCTGCCTGAGACGAACATCAACCATAGAGAACAATACCCTGTCATTCTCCCATTCCACCGGATCGAGCGGATAGTTTATATGTTCACCAAGTTCTGTTTTACGTACAGAAAAATTCACCAGGCGCACGTCATGCAATTCACCAGAATATTTGATAGGAAGTGTCTTAAAAGTATCCATAGTAGTTTGGTTTAAAGTGGATTAAAATTGTAAAAAAGCACCATACCGAAAGCAGCCCCGGAAATAAGAAACAGCAACCAGCACAGAGACCACATTTTTGATAACTGCAAGTACTGAACCCTACCGATGTGCATATAAAACATACAGGAAAAACTAGCCACAAGGGATACCACCGGAACAATCCACAGATCTGAAAACCGGCTGACAATAATCCATGGCACCTGAACCAGCAATCCATAAACCATTATAGTACCTAAGTGTCCAGCATAATCAATAAACTTAGCACTTTCCAATAAAACACCTGCAAAAACAAGCTGGAGCAACCATCCTGTGCCAGCAATCAAAACGCCCCACATTATGGATTCCCCTACAGGTACATAAGAGAAAAACTGTCGGAAAGACAAGGCCAGCAAACCAGTCAAAATAATAGCTACCAAAAAAGCGATGCCGATATAAGACAGCCTATACCTTAAAATCCTGTCCGGCAAACATTCACAGGTAAAGGTGCTTTTAGGAGTGGTCATTATATAGCGGTTGTTTGCCTGCACATTGTACAAAAACGCAAACAAACGAAACAGCAAAGGAATGTCGAGCAACCATTTAAGAAATCTGTATTTACAAGAAAATATGTAAGCAACCCCTTCTGCCCCATACATTGTACTCCCACCTGCTGTATCTACTACGGCCATCATATTCCGGAACCTTGCCAAATCTACTTTGACATAGTGCTCAGGTGGCAGTTCAGCCAACGCCCGCACCCTCTCCTCCGGAATACTGCACAACCATGTCACCACCTTTTTCATAGAAGAACATACTTTACAGTTGCTGTCATAAATTATCAGCTTGTTACCTAAACTATACATATCATCAAGTATTAATATTAAACAATTCAAAACTTTCAGAAATTATTGAAACTTTAAACCAAAAAAATTTCTACTTTATTTAAACAGTTTCAAAACTGAACCGAAAAACCAGTTTTCTTCAGCTTTTACCATAGTATCTATTGTTTTATCTGCGTTGGATGCCATTCTCTTAATATCAGAAACTTGCTTTTTAAACAATTGCACAGATTTATCATTTTGGTCGCCTTCCACTTGGCTGACCCGGTCAAGCACGGACAGTATAGGTTCCAATTCCCTTTTCTTACGTTCTTTTGCTACCTGTCGCGCAATTTTCCATACATCTTTTTCCGCCCAAAAAAACTCTTTTCTTTCCCCCTGTTTATGCACCTTGTCCACAAGTCCCCAATCCATCAATTCACGCACATTCATATTCACGTTTCCTCGTGAAATGGTAAGTTCTGCCATAATTTCCTCCGAGCTCAAAGCTTCTGGTGAAATCATCAAAAGTGCATGAATCTGCGCCATAGTTCTATTTATGCCCCACTTGGTCGCTAGCACACCCCAGGCCTGTATAAACTCCGATTTTGCGTCTTCAAATTTCATGAACTTACTTATTTATTATACCCCAAAGTTAACAATAAGTTTTTAAACTTTCAAAACTTATTGAAAGTTTAATTATTCATAAATTTCACTCAAAAAAATTATCTCGGTTATTTAGGTTTATAAACGTATAAAAACAGGTTACCGGCACTTGTTTCACCTGTAAAATATAGCTCGTGCTTGTGAGGAAAAAGAATTTTAATATTTGATATATCCGAAAATGCCGCAAATTTACCATCGAGGGCATTGATATTTTTTGCAAAGGGATCTGCTTCCCATAGCTTACCATCATCTACATACCAAAAACGATCTCCTGAAACTGCCAAAGGTATGCTACTTCTTGGAACATTTTGAAGCGACTGAAGCACAGTAGTGCCTTGGCCCGTGCCATCGCTTACCCAAATATCAAAAACTGACGCTTCTGTTAATGTGTAAAAAACCAATTTATCATTGACTACAGATAGTTCAAAAGGCACCCCCTCTCCTAGTGTTTTAATTTTTTCTGTTCCTTTTGCTGTGCCATTTGTTTTCCATAGTTCAGAATGGTAGTCGTAATAGTGAAAAAAATACACATAACCATCATGTCCTTTGGTATAGCAGTCAATAACACCTATATTTGAAAAGTCATCAATGGTTTTCACTTTCATTGCACCATTGCTTTTCTCATCTGAAGTCCACAGTTCCCGGAAATAATTTTTCCTATTGTATCCTTCTATTGAAAAATAAAGTTTACTTCCTAACACTCCTAGCGTTCCGATTCTCGCATTCAGGCCATATTCGTTAAAACACGCTAAGATCTTAGTCCCACGGTTCCTGCCATTACTTTTCCACAACCTATTATCTTTGGTCTTAAAATAAACATGCTTATCGCTGGAAACTAATAAACCATTGCTTCTATCAAAACCGTCCTCTTGTCCTGGTATCAGATCAGCGACAAGTTGAGGATACCTACCTTTACTACTTCTCCATAGCTCTCTGCCTACTTCTCCATCATCTGCTATAAAAAACATATCTCCCCCTTGAGCCACAAAATTATCCAGACTACGAAAAGTTTTTAATTTCAAGCAACTTCCTTTGTAATTGTCGTAACAATAAAGGTCAAATGAGCGCTTTGAGATACTAGAAAAATATACATACCTACCCTTTAGCACACCTTTCAAAGACAGACCTCTTTCCTCTGCCAAAACAGAAGAAGTACCTGTTTCCGGACTGAACCTTACAAGTCTATCACCCTCAACAATAAGTAAATCATCTTTAATTGGAGATACTTTCGCATTATTTGAACTGAGTTCTATAAGTTGCACAGGCTGTCCTTCACAAATAAAAAAAGCAAGAGTTAAAATCAGCGTAAATATGAATTTCATAGAAACTAAAACTCATAAAAACCGTCTTAGTTCAGAGTACAATAAAGATTCTCCATAACAAAAAAACAGCAATAATTTCATCAGCCTAACATAATTTTACTTATATTTATCGACCTCAAAAACACTTTTATACAAAGCACCAACTATTACCATTTAATATTACAGGACTTTTATGTTATCATTGTTAAAATCACAGGCGGCCAAACTGCTTACTATGGCAGCTATAGCAGCTGTTGCTAGCTTTACTTCTTGTCAAAACACATTTTTTAGTGAAGCCGAGGAAGATTTAAGTTCAGAGTTTAAAACCTGGATTTCAGCCTATACAGGAGGCACCATTTCCAAAGAAGCTCCCATTGCCATTCATTTTACATCAGATGTAATCAATGACGAATCTCAATTAGGAAAAACCGCTGAAGACCTATTTGATTTCTCCCCTTCTATCAAAGGAACAACTTTCTGGGCCGATAAAAACACTGTACAGTTTCAACCCAATGAAGTTCTTCCTTCAGGGAAAAAATTTAAAGTTGTATTTCACATAGGCAAAGTAATGAACATGCCTGACGATAAGAAAAAGTTCAAGTTTGGTTTTGAAACCATGCGTCAGGCAGTGGATGTACAAGCAGAAGGACTTAGCATGTCTGACGATACAGACATGACACGTATGAGACTTACAGGATCACTGGTGAGTTTTGACGTTGCCCCAAATGCTGATATAGAAAAAGTGCTTACTGCCTCACAAGATGGTAAAGCGCTTACCATTAACTGGGAACATAAAGACGACAGAAAATACAGGAAGTTCTTTATTGAAGATGTAAAGCGGAAAGAAACTTCCGGCTTAGTCAAGATTCGATGGGACGGTGAAGCGATAGGCAGCGACAATAAAGGTGAACTCAACTATGACGTTCCGGCCTTGGGTGAATTTAAACTAGTTTCTGCATTAGCCATACAAGGAGAAGAGCAATATGCAAAGCTAGAGTTTTCAGACCCTATAGATGCTACTCAAAACCTAAAAGGCCTCATTTCCTTTAGCAATCTTCAAAACCCAAGGCTTGTTGTGGACAATAACATTGTCAAAGTTTACCCGTCAACGAAGCAAGTCGGTATCAGAACAGTAGAAGTCAACAGTGCCATAAAAAACAAACAAGGGCGGCAATTAGGGAAAAGTGTAAGTACCCAAATTGACTTCCAAGGTCTAAAGCCTGAGGTCAAGCTCTCCGGGAAAGGAGCTATACTCCCTTCAACCGAAGGTCTCAATTTCCCTTTTGAGGCTGTAAGCTTGCGCTCGGTAAGGGTAACCATTACCAAAATCTATGAAAACAATATCATTCAGTTCCTTCAGGTTAACAACCTAAGCCAAAACAACCAGCTAAACAGGGTTGGGCAGGTAGTTTTAACAAAAACAGTCCCACTCACCAACGCTAACCCTTCAGATTATAGCCGATGGAAAAAGTATTACCTTGACTTGTCGTCACTTATCAACACAGAGCCTGGTGCCGTGTATCAAGTAAAACTAAGCTTTGGAAAAAAAGACAGCATGTTTAGCTGCGAAGACAATAGTGACGAAGCAACTTTAACCGACATTGAATCAGAGGACGAAGATTTCTCTATAGAAGAAAGCTCGAACTGGGATGCATACGAAAGCTATTATGCACCAGGCTACAATCATACGGAAAGAGATAACCCCTGCAGCAAATCATACTATGGAGGTTACAGGAGCGTAAGCCAAAACATTTTTGCTTCCGACTTGGGGTTAATAGGGAAAATTGGCTCATCCGGGGATTTCCAGTTGTTTGTGACAGATCTAAAAACCACCGTTCCTATTGCGGGTGCTGAAGTTGGAGCATACGACTTCCAACAACAACTGATTACCACCTTAACCACCAATGACGCCGGTATCGCTTCTCTAGAATTAAAGAAAAGGCCGTTTATGGTCATTGTCAAAAAAGACAAACAAATTGGCTATTTAAAACTAGATCACCCCTCATCCCTTTCTGTTACCAATTTTGATGTAGCCGGGGCCAAAGTTCAAAATGGCTTGAAAGGCTTTATTTATGGAGAAAGAGGTGTATGGCGTCCAGGAGATTCCTTACATCTAGCATTTATTTTAGAAGATAAGCTCAACACCATCCCAGAAAACCACCCTGTAGTATTTGAACTCACCAACCCTATGGGACAAGTTGTTCGCCGTATGGTAAACGCAAACCCTGTTAAAGGATTTTATAAGTTTTCTACCAAAACTGCCGATGACGCCCCGACCGGCAATTGGCTCGCTACAGTAAAAGTAGGTGGTGCAAAATTCACTCGACAGGTAAAGGTTGAAACCATCATGCCAAACCGGCTTAAAATCAACCTAGACTTTGACACCCCGAAAATAACCGCACTTAGCAATAGTCTTGATGCTAAAATGAATGTCAAATGGTTGCATGGCGCTATTGCCAAAAAACTAAACACAGACATAAGCATGACCTTACACAAAGGTTCAACAAAATTTGAAGCTTATCCAGAATTTTCTTTTGATGACCCTGCCAAAAACTTCAATAGTGAAACAATGGAGATTTTTAAAGACAGACTGGACGATAAAGGTGAAGCAATTATTAAAGCAAAGATAAAAGCAGAAGGCAATGCTCCAGGCGTGTTAAACGCAAGCTTCAAAACAAGGGTTCATGAAGAAGGTGGCGGTTACAGTATCGACAAATTCACACTTCCTTATTACCCATACACTGCTTTTACAGGAATAAGGATACCCAAAGGAGACAAAGCAAGAAATATGTTGCTCACAGATACCAACCATGTCGTAGATATAGTTTCTCTCGACCCTGATGGAAAACTTCTTAATAATAGAGAGATTGAAGTAGAGGTATATAAAATCAATTGGAGATGGTGGTGGGACAGGTCTGAAGACAATCTTTCTATCTATGCAGACAACCGTTACCGTCAGGCCTTGCAGAAACAGACAATAACAACCAATAATGGCAAAGGCAAGTTTACATTAAGGCTTAATTACCCTGAGTGGGGAAGATATTATATTAAAGCTACAGACAAACAAAGCAAACATAGTACAGGAACTACCTTCTACATGGATTGGCCAGGATGGGCTGGAAGCTCTCAGGAAAAACTTCAAGGAGGCGCTTCTATACTTTCTTTTTCTGCTGACAAGGAAAGCTATAAAACTGGAGAAAAAATTGTACTCAATATCCCTGGAAACAGCCAAGGAAGAGCATTGGTCAGCATCGAAACTGGGTCAAAAGTATTAGAAACACATTGGGTTGAAACGGAAAACGGGAAAAACCAATACACCATTACAGCCACACCCGAAATGTCTCCTACTGCTTATGTGAACGTAACCCTGGTGCAACCACATGCTCAAACCAGAAACGACCTTCCTATAAGGTTATACGGCATTATTCCTCTTAAAATAGAAAATCCGGAAACGGTGCTCAACCCGGTAATAGCTATGAAAGACGAGCTTAGACCAGAAGAAACGGTAAGTGTTTCTGTAAAAGAGGAGCATGGAAAACCCATGACCTATACGGTTGCGGTTGTAGATGAAGGCCTTCTTGATATTACACGCTTTAAAACCCCGCA is from Cytophagaceae bacterium ABcell3 and encodes:
- a CDS encoding DUF5519 family protein translates to MFHFVVKYLGWFKRFPLFPLVFDSLMWIWYMLFHREVIQAIEAVEETLLKQKDISIGLHRYGGREFRFNGKEVGHIHSNGLLDVLLSKTVKAKLVHQGWVVDHHVFSNSGWAGFSIRKLKDVEHAVCLLNMAIALRAVNNDIV
- a CDS encoding SRPBCC family protein, coding for MKPTDSEKTILVIKGIFYSNLLAFAGFALAHFIMHLNTGVGGVLIFSEFVLLPIGMGLVAVKYWRRFSDKTSSYFVWSLVNTLTGILLSAVFMGEGYICLLIVSPLILGFMWVGIAWGKYMYKQGRGKIRASTFLLLLGIFVYDTFSEHHYENMVGDEMVVNAPPEVVWRYIGAHPENKTEPEYWLFKIGLPYPIQSTAGGDSIGVWRKCIFSNNAVFDEVVSEYEKYARYTFDVTKQPDDPEIVGHIAITRGQFILKENPDGSTLLTGISWYRLNVFPVWYYDLWAEDITRKVHIRVMEHIKILAENDKEKI
- a CDS encoding SRPBCC family protein; its protein translation is MSESREKAVAGVTSGLIKGGEEVTWEATHLGVRQRLTSRIEIFSPPFHFRDVMVKGFFKTLKHDHFFEKAPEGTIMKDVFYFESPFGWAGKLLDKLFLATYLRKLLLLRNEHVKASAEEMLSADIK
- a CDS encoding DUF2071 domain-containing protein; amino-acid sequence: MDTFKTLPIKYSGELHDVRLVNFSVRKTELGEHINYPLDPVEWENDRVLFSMVDVRLRQMKPSFLPEVFNFAYRHIAFRLLVKDAPVNGGENQGVFFYRSFTDKALVKLGGNFFTSYKLEKAEFTDKNGDTEIRQGSKFLKYRLGEALEEPNEALVNLQRKIGALDRAYSLVDNELMVTQIQREKWPLLPVLLIDFQTNFFKTARFEGAYRVPETIYYQWLPARKEEI
- a CDS encoding DCC1-like thiol-disulfide oxidoreductase family protein, whose protein sequence is MYSLGNKLIIYDSNCKVCSSMKKVVTWLCSIPEERVRALAELPPEHYVKVDLARFRNMMAVVDTAGGSTMYGAEGVAYIFSCKYRFLKWLLDIPLLFRLFAFLYNVQANNRYIMTTPKSTFTCECLPDRILRYRLSYIGIAFLVAIILTGLLALSFRQFFSYVPVGESIMWGVLIAGTGWLLQLVFAGVLLESAKFIDYAGHLGTIMVYGLLVQVPWIIVSRFSDLWIVPVVSLVASFSCMFYMHIGRVQYLQLSKMWSLCWLLFLISGAAFGMVLFYNFNPL
- a CDS encoding transcriptional regulator, with the translated sequence MKFEDAKSEFIQAWGVLATKWGINRTMAQIHALLMISPEALSSEEIMAELTISRGNVNMNVRELMDWGLVDKVHKQGERKEFFWAEKDVWKIARQVAKERKKRELEPILSVLDRVSQVEGDQNDKSVQLFKKQVSDIKRMASNADKTIDTMVKAEENWFFGSVLKLFK
- a CDS encoding MG2 domain-containing protein, whose product is MAAIAAVASFTSCQNTFFSEAEEDLSSEFKTWISAYTGGTISKEAPIAIHFTSDVINDESQLGKTAEDLFDFSPSIKGTTFWADKNTVQFQPNEVLPSGKKFKVVFHIGKVMNMPDDKKKFKFGFETMRQAVDVQAEGLSMSDDTDMTRMRLTGSLVSFDVAPNADIEKVLTASQDGKALTINWEHKDDRKYRKFFIEDVKRKETSGLVKIRWDGEAIGSDNKGELNYDVPALGEFKLVSALAIQGEEQYAKLEFSDPIDATQNLKGLISFSNLQNPRLVVDNNIVKVYPSTKQVGIRTVEVNSAIKNKQGRQLGKSVSTQIDFQGLKPEVKLSGKGAILPSTEGLNFPFEAVSLRSVRVTITKIYENNIIQFLQVNNLSQNNQLNRVGQVVLTKTVPLTNANPSDYSRWKKYYLDLSSLINTEPGAVYQVKLSFGKKDSMFSCEDNSDEATLTDIESEDEDFSIEESSNWDAYESYYAPGYNHTERDNPCSKSYYGGYRSVSQNIFASDLGLIGKIGSSGDFQLFVTDLKTTVPIAGAEVGAYDFQQQLITTLTTNDAGIASLELKKRPFMVIVKKDKQIGYLKLDHPSSLSVTNFDVAGAKVQNGLKGFIYGERGVWRPGDSLHLAFILEDKLNTIPENHPVVFELTNPMGQVVRRMVNANPVKGFYKFSTKTADDAPTGNWLATVKVGGAKFTRQVKVETIMPNRLKINLDFDTPKITALSNSLDAKMNVKWLHGAIAKKLNTDISMTLHKGSTKFEAYPEFSFDDPAKNFNSETMEIFKDRLDDKGEAIIKAKIKAEGNAPGVLNASFKTRVHEEGGGYSIDKFTLPYYPYTAFTGIRIPKGDKARNMLLTDTNHVVDIVSLDPDGKLLNNREIEVEVYKINWRWWWDRSEDNLSIYADNRYRQALQKQTITTNNGKGKFTLRLNYPEWGRYYIKATDKQSKHSTGTTFYMDWPGWAGSSQEKLQGGASILSFSADKESYKTGEKIVLNIPGNSQGRALVSIETGSKVLETHWVETENGKNQYTITATPEMSPTAYVNVTLVQPHAQTRNDLPIRLYGIIPLKIENPETVLNPVIAMKDELRPEETVSVSVKEEHGKPMTYTVAVVDEGLLDITRFKTPQPWNHFYAREALGVNTWDMYDQVIGAHGQRIEKVLSIGGDGELKGAEKSKTNRFKPVVKYFGPFSLEAGKTGTHSFKMPMYVGSVKTMVVAGNKSGAYGQAERVTPVRKPLMILATLPRVLGPEETVAVPVNVFAMTPEMKNVQVEIQSNKLLSNAGDKKKTIRFSKPGDEIVYFYLKAGAETGNGTITVTANCGSEKATYDIDIEIRNPNQPVTKILEEVIDPGKEWQQNFASFGVKGSNSGVLEVSSIPAINLESRMRYLIQYPYGCVEQTTSSVFPQLFVQDLIELPEETKKRVEQNIKMGIERIRNFQKPEGGLSYWPGSSSYDDWSTTYAGHFMLEAQKKGYTLPHGFINAWKSYQKKQARNWRSTTTRSDLLQAYRLYTLSLAGDAEMGAMNRLREINDLSPAARWRLASAYQIAGYPDVAKELLKGAPTNISNYKEMSYTYGSATRDRAMILETMTLTGMKTEAHKMLKSIAELLSSSKWMSTQETAFCLMAVSKYASNSTSDKEMKYVFSAPGQKNVHASTIRKIAQTDIALEENPSGKVSVKNTSSVPLFARVLLTGTPSTGSEEPASNNLALKINWKTKSGQAIDPSYIEQGSDFIAEVTVTHKGMGNYKNIALKQIFPSGWEIHNARLFGDESLKSDVPDYQDIRDDRVYTFFDLKEQEEKTFKVLLNASYSGRFYLPMTLAEAMYDGSVNAVVPGQWVEVVRKGEAPSAKSNME